The genomic window aatatattaaGAGACATTGAGTTGTACAATTTAAATGTGTGAACTGTATGATACGtgaatttttttcccaataaatttccttcttaaacaTCCAATGGCAGTATCAagataatttcctttattttctattttgaatatGCCTACTACACATGatctaaatatgtatatgtttatacaatataattaaaaagaaaaaataaaagaattgccTAGCTATTCAAATATTGTGTATATTAACCTAAACATTTGCATTTTGGAGAGTAGTATAATGTCCTTGGCATCCATTCACAAAAGTGGAGCtaagaaataagataattttcTGGAATATTCCATTACACATTCTTCTCTGATTAAATATGGCTTGCCTCACCATGGCAACATAAATCACTGAAAAATACTGTTTATCTGAAGAATAGTCTCTCAACTTGTGGGATAAACAATGTATAATTCTTAATCTTCTTAAGggtaaatattatgaaaaaatatgtaattataagaaaaacattGCAGAATGATagccacagtttttaaaataagcatattataaatagaattgtaATAAAACTAATTATAATGAACATATAAAAGAAGTCTTCCCATGGAAATTAATAtcataaaacaatttatattatttaaccaGCTATAGATTCACTGTTGGCATGTTACATTTAATACATACTTGACTTTTGACTTGAAATCATTTCTTCATTAAATCCTATATCTCATCTTTGAGATTCATGTGATAATGTGATGTAAGTTCTAGTGAGGTCTCAGACACACACTGTTTATTGAGATCAGCCAATTGTTTTTGAAGTTGTCTCACAATGACCTGACAAGACATATTTGTTATTGATTTTGTAAATCATCTTATCAAATtaacaatatttactttttaaaaaatccccaaatatattGATTCagcttattttcttcatttgtacacATTGCTGCTTATTACTGAATCCACTCAAGGACAAAAGAAGGTGCTATCTTCCTGCCAAACTGGTAGTCTCTTACTAgacaccaggttcctcccactaGTCATTTGTCCCCTAATGAATCTGTAATGCTTCACAACCTACtgaagtctcaaaaaaaaaaaaaaaaaaaaaaaaaaaaaaaaaaaaaaaagttggggcaGGACTGGTGGTGGCAAATTCTACACAGTGGaatgctttctttcttctgtattagAAGCACAAATCAACATCAAAGTTCCTCACATATTCAATCACCTGTTGAAATTTTTCCAATAGATTTCTATCTcagaataaaactatttttattttaaagccttTAGAGACCCTAGGTAACCTGCTCTCCACAtctctcctgacctcagctgctATGTTTCTCTTCTCTACTCGCTTATTTTGTACTATACATGAACCTTGCCACCCCACATGAATTGTAAAATGGGGATCCAATGCAAAGCTAATAAATCACAGATAGCTACAATGACCTTTCTCTGGGACATGATAGTCTTTGAGCTTTGAAATAGAAATTATGAGCAAATTATTTGTAACAAtattcaaaataagttttaaataccAGTGGGGTGATTAAATCAAATTTGATATTGTAAAATTCACTACATTTGTCCTAaggtattatttaataaaatgcagatgtctttaaaaaattgagagGTTATAACAATACATAATTTGAGATTCAAATATGTTCAGATTTAAGTCAAAttgacataaatgaaaataaaattatatcaactaaaatatacaaaaagctactgaaaaaaagtattattacaAGATGCAGAAATGTACACTTCAAAATATACTTCAAATACACTTCAGTTCCTctggaaaatttataattaattgtCAAAGTAGATTGCTGAACTGAatcttaatttcaaaatactaaTTGCTGATATGGGCATTCCCATTTATCTGCTTCAATGTGGTCATAAAATGTGGTGACAAAGAGACATTAAAACCTTTATTTCAACAGTAAAACCCAATGTCATTAATGTTCATCTATTAAAAATCTTAAACTTAAAATTTCATCAGTGACACAATGTCTTTACTCAAAGTGTAACGTCTCTCTCAGCTTTAACTTTcattttgtggagatgaggtatGTTTCTAAGCTGACATAGTAAGTATATTTATCATCTATTTATATTCTACTAGATTCAGCATTTAACCAACGCCAAAtatgctttaaattttctttcaggaAGGTTGacaagtatttatattttttgatacttacttctctttcttctttctctttttcatatttatatatacagtcTTTTAAATGGTTACTGtaattaaatttttctcttttaggagATGATGTTGCAttttcctctcaagaagctgaATATTAATTGTTATCTTGCTTTTGTTATCAGCTTTCTTATGTGCATGAATTAATTGCTGTCGAAGCCACATATTTTTGCTTTGTAGTTGAAATAATTTCTGCTCCAGAGACTCCTGCTGTTCATTGTGTATGTTCACATTATCTTGttcattttgatacatgtgttCAGCTTTCTTCATTTGATACTGTGTTTCATCTCGCTCTCTTTGTGCATGTTCTGAAATCAATGTATTTTCCCTCAGAGCATCTCCTGCATAATTGAGATTAATTTTTAGGCTTTTGGATTTCCTTTGAGCTTCAGCAAGTGGTTGATGGAGCACCTTATtgttatatattgtattattcaCATCAACATTAATTTTGCCTTGCAGACAAGCATCTCCTGCAATGTGGAAAGCAAGTCCTTGGCTTTTTCTTGATGTCACAATTTGATCACGGTCTTGTACAGCAGAAGCCAGTCTAGGATGGTATGATTCAATTTCTCTCTCCCgtatttctttgtcttgtttttcctTCAATTTAGAAGTGAGCATTGTGTTCTCAGCCATCAGAACTTTAAGCTGCCCACTATATTGAGATGCCATTTTTGTTAATGATTCCTCTTGCAGTTTTAGAGTCATTTGAAGTtcagcattcttttcttttaaaatcttaatgtccttaaagtatttattttccttctcctggTGTTGGTGTTTTAGTCTGGCTATTTCCAGTTTTAGCATGgcaatttcctttttcaacatgcAATTTTCATGTAggagataattttcattttcatgagtGTGAGAaacctaaataaaacaaaataaacttttagctAGCAGTCAAAATGGCATATCATGGTTCCTCTGAAACTAAAGAATAACTTGTACATTTATACAATGAAAGGGTTTTTATAAGTAGGTATCAGTTGAAGAACCATTGAATCAAAACTTCAAATGCTATAGAGCATAAATTCCCCAAAgttcaaacatttatttgaagACAATGAATTCatgaaagtacaaaataaatgacTAGAGAATTTTTAAGAGCctcagaatagaaaaaaaaaaaaaatgttccctgAATTACAACAAACTCAACagcataaaataaaagattaatcaATTTGACTGCCTACAAAAACTGGGTTTACACTCTGATGTCTAACTTATACAAGATCCCATACTAAGAGCCTTAGTGCTGCATATATTTAGACAGATAAAATTTCCCAATGTTCTTTCAGTTCCTTTTTCCTGAGAATATTCTCtagatattctatttttaaaaaatatatagttaattttaagaattatatttatgaatttttgaTAAATTGAGACATTGTAACAAGCACTTTTAGTTATCACAATTCtgaaaggaaaagattaaaaatataaacaagttgTAGGATTTTCTCCCAGTCTTATGAGTCTACATCCAGGACCTCTCCACCAAATCTCAGTTAATTCTACTgggtaaatatgtaaatataaaagaagtcttcaatttcaaaaacaaaagaaagatgatAAAATCTAGAGAGCCCTACATAGAAAACCATGAGCTTGTTTACTATGACAATAACTTTTGCTTCCTCTTCATAATGTTTGAGTCAGTATTAAATGTTAACTATGTTGCTAGGAAAAAACTATGTACTAATAAATTATCACTAAGTATACGGTAGGGATAATCATTGTTTTCAAAAGCTCTTTGTACTGAAATAAGATACTACATGGATGTCATAATTTATAACAAATAACCGTAGCTACAAAAGTGATAATTTTAAGATAACATTTTTGTCTGATTTAGACCTGAATAATTCATACTAAATCAGAGGGAAATAaagttagaaatataaaatttttatcagAGATTGATTTACCTGACTAAAATTACTTCTTACACTCTTCACTTCCATATCTTGTATTCTGAGAGCCTGTTCAAGTTCTTGTTTCACTTCTAACTCTTTCCTATGTTGCTCTTCGATTCTTCCTAATTGTTTCctaagtttttcatttaatatattggcatttcttctcttttcttcttggtttaaaGTCAATCTGCCATTAAACACACttatcttaaaattcattttgttagAAAATAGAATTCACTGTGAGATATATTTATTACTACATTGGTTTATTATTCCAATAAAATTCCTATATtcttgaattttgttttctttctagttcTCAGGTATTTATTACTCGAACCTCTTCCAAATGACATACATACTTGAAAAATAGCGAGGAAAGAACATCTTCTAGTTAGAAAGTTTCTCATACTATTAACGACTGTTTCTGTAACTAGCAATGACTGTTATGGAAAAGAATACTGGAAGCTATCCAGCaaattcataagttgaaaattactttttaaaaatcttacacaGTCAAAATTACTCCTCAATGAGGACAGATCATTTAGAGTTAACTGATTAAAGTGACTGATTAAAGTTAACTGGTTACTTTTTATGAACAATTTACTGATTTATTAGACATAAATACTCATACTTATAAAATATGGCAAGTAtccctaaaaataattttaatattaaaatctcAGATTAGGTTAAATAGTCTAATATCTGATATCCCATatatcttttgcttcttttttaagtaatgctttaaatgtatcttgttgattattatatattttatcaacaaattttaaatctcttttatcaCAAGACAGAATATAatacttaaagaataaaaataatatgcatttaacaTAGAActctgaattaattttatttatgtaggaGAGCAAGAGATGTTGAATAAACTAAtaaattattctgtattttctctaCATTCCATGCACATTAAACGtgtataattaaaagaaattgaTTTTGGGGGAGAAAAGAATGGCCATTTCACACTCTGTTTGTTGAGctgtaaatgaatataaattttcttgAGAATAATTTAGAAGCAACGAACAAATAACTTCTTATAAACTTCTTATAATttagtcaaatatttttatattgaagaaTTTATTCCAAGTCAATAATTAGAAAGGTCGAAAAATATTTGCATGCAGTTATGCCTTGCATCACTTAcaatacagaaatttaaaaatcaaaaaaattaatttgttaagTAAGTTAAGTAAGGATTTCCAAATAATGGCCTTCTATATAGCCATTAAAATtgtgatttaaataaatatgcatttaattaTCAGCAGAAATATTCACATTTAAGAACttgtattatttaaaagaatttgacACTCTACAAGACAGAGATTTTTTTCTCCAGTTAAACCTCAGAAGGTAAGTCAGCTATTACAAAAATATCCTACATAATTTTAGTATAAATAGttgaaatattcatttaaaactaGGATGTCATACCTCACACTGCAGAGCTCTTGTTCCCATTTAACTTTTTGATTCTCTAactgtgattttatttcttttgtttctgatagTTCCTTTTTTAGTACacaaaacttatttttcattCGTTCAGTTTTTGCTGTAAGTTTTTCAGAGTGATCTTTTTTAAGTTCCCTTGCTCTTTTACAAGAAGGAACTGCATCCAAGCTTTTTGATAGGCTAGTTGAATCTGTCTCAAGGAGGAGATAGAAANatttggggaactaataaatgtccatgaaatcttcacaatttatgttcttctgccttggcttcaGCTGGTTCCTCTGTTTGGGGTACCTGACATCCCACAACACcgaacaaatatatattgattgGCTACCATGTGGAATGCATTATACTAAGCTCTgcagattaaacagaaaaaaaaaaaaaaaaaaaaaaaaaaaacctctgctcTTGTTTAGcttaaaatatactgaaaagcAAAGCCCCAGAAAAGTGGCAATTATAAATTCAGATAGATACTTTAAGAAAACAGATTGCTAAGAATAAGATATATACTAGGCCCATGCAAAATTCCCCTGAGGAATGTACGGTTACACTGTGGAAAGAAGATTGAAAAGGAAGcagctgagcaaagggggaagaaaagCATTTTATGCAGTGTGTGGCATGTGCTGAAGCTCTAGAGTAGTCTGCCTCCAGCCAAGAGAGAACAACGggtattgatttttcttcttagctcaaataactaaaaataaaactcacgaaatgcattaaacatttttttagacACTGAACTTAGGCAAAGAAGACGATAAtccctgaaaaacagaaaaaaaatgggaaacaaacCTTATGAATGTTTCAGCTTCCTGCCTTGACAGAGATTCCAAGACATGACACAGGAAGAAAAAACTGAAGTGGAACCTACCAGACTCTCTTGGTTACAGTGATGAAGCTTAGAGTCTGGTAAAACCAAAGCAGAGAGACATTACAGAACAAAGCACTAAGGAGGAGAGAGATATAGAAGCAACAGCAAGAAACCCCTGGAAACCCCCTCCCAGTATttagcaaaataataaagattgcATGTGAGCCAGAAAACTACCTAAGACCAAgctgtcattctcagcaaattctcacaagaacagaaaaccaaacaccgcatgttctcactcataggtgggaactgaacaatgagatcacttggactcaggaaggggaacatcatacaccggggcctatcatggggagtggggaggggggagggattgcattgggagttatacctgatgtaaatgatgggttgatgggtgctgacgagttgatgagtgcagcacgccaacatggcacaagtacacatatgtaacaaacctgcacgttatgtacatgtaccctagaacttaaagtatgataataacaaaaaaaattttaaaaataaaattaaaaaaaagaccaAGCTGGGTCGGAGTGGGGGACTTATAAATTTAGAGAAAATCACACCTGGTGCTCACATAGTGGCAAGAAGAGTatctatttttatagatttaccTGGAAGACTCAGACTTCACAGGAAAATGAATAGTCAGAAAGGCTTTGCCTCAGGTGTGGGTGGTTAGCTCAaactataaaaagcaaaaatgaaaaggatcAAGTTGTTTATAAGTAACTCAACTCTATTCtacaataaaaatcaataagaTAAGTAGAGCAATAGAAGATACTTTCAAAAACTAAATTGCACTTGTATAGATACAAGTTACAATGCCAGAGATGAAACCTACACTGAGTAGATATGAGCATAGATTGATTTGCCATCATGAAAGAAAAGATTCACAAATTCCAGACACTAGAGAACTATGAGCAAACTCCCAGCAGGTAATATATAAGTCCCCAAACAGATAGGAggagaaacagaataaaacattTGAGGAAAAATTGGTTAAACATATTCTAAACTTAATGAAAGCTACAATCCCACAGATCCAGGCTGGAATCTGGCTGGaagtgaagaaatgaaaatatacaattgTAATTTCTTATACCATCTATGATATGATATAATATTACTTGAAGGTGGGTTGTGATGAAGTAAATCCATACACTACAAATCCCAAAAAGCCACTAAGACAGCAAAGCAAAGAGTTATACCTAATAACCAAATAAACTTATACCACAAAAAGATATGActaaatcataaagaaatataaaactagaCCAATAACTAAAAAAgttatacctatatatatatatatatatatacacatataaaactaAATCATAAAAATTACTAAACTAGTCTGAAGGAAGTAgataaagaacaaaagcaaaacaaagaagatCTGGGACTAATAGAAATCAAACAGCATGATGACAGACAACTTTtatcatatcaataattacataataaattaAACTAGTCTAAAAACCACTGTTCAAAGGCAGATTGTTAGAATGGATATAAAAGTAAGATCTATCTGTATAATGCCtataataaataaactttaaatataaagacaaaaattggtTAAAGATGAAACAAGATATACCACACTACCACTTGACAAAAGAAGGTTGAGGAAGAGTGGTTGTATTAATACCAAAGCACATTTCATAGCAAAACTATTACCAGCAATAAACTCATTTTATAGTGACAAAGGGTTCACTTAATCAAGAAAACATAACAGTCCTAAATATTTCTGTACATAATAACATAaatgcttcaaaatacatgataCAAAAATAGAACTgcaaaagaaatggacaaatgccCAAGTATAGTCTAAAATTTCTAAACCCCTTACTCAAGTGGTAGAATAAggaggcagaaaatcagtaagaatatgATAGACAACACCATTCTTTTGAAGTACTCAAAGACTATATTCTAGATCATATCTTAATAAAAGGATCAAGAAGGTTTTAAGTCATACAAAACACATTACCTGACCCCAAagcaatcaaattaaaaatcaataataaaaatgtacctGGAACAACTCAACCATTGCAAATTAAGTAACATACATCCAAATAACCCTGGGTtggttcaaaaaataataaaaaggaaaattagaaagtattttgaactaacttcaaatgaaaatgcaacacATTAGATATTGCAAAACGCATCTACAACAgcacttaaataaaaatttttggtaCGAATGTCTATATTAGAAgactctcaaataaataattttgacttttaccttacaaaactaaaaaaagaagaagaagaagaaagtaaactCAGTGGAAGCAGAGAACAGGAAATGATAAATATCTGTAttggtttgaatgtttttctcCTTGCAATTTTCATACGCTAAAATCAAATCATAGAGATAGGAGTTTTTGGATGTAATTAGGTCACGAGGGCCAACCCTTCATAAATGGATTTAAGCTCTGATAGAAATAACCCCAGCAAGCCTCTTTagcctttctgccatgtgaggacacaggggaAAAGAATGTATCAATGAATCATGAAGTGGTACCTCTTCAGGCATCAAATCTGATGAGACCTTGATCTTGAACTGTGCAGCTTCCAAAATTGTGAGAATTCAATTTATGTTGCTGATAAGCTCCCaactatagatttttaaaataataggcaAAGAGAACTAAAACATCAGAGATGGAactaataaaacacaaaaatgatagAAAACTTGAACAATACCAAACACTTTGAGAGgatcaataaaagcaaaagtcTACCTAGCCAAACTAGCtcttgaaaagaaaaagctaCAAATTACCAACTTTGAAAATGAGTTAATGTGACATTATTTCAGATTCTACAGATACTTAAAAATACAaggtaataatataaaatttatgtgaatAAACATGACAACTTAGAAAAGATTGACAAATTCATTGAAATGTGAAAAttaccatctgatatttgacaaaactgaaaaaaagcaatggggaaagaattccctctttaataaatggtgttgagaaagcTGGTtggtcatatgcagaaaactgaaactcgaccccttccttacaccttatacaaaaattaactcaagacacATTAAAGACTAAAAcataagatctaaaaccataaaaagcctagaagacaacctaggcaataccattcaggacataggcatgggcaaagacttcatgactaaaacactaaaagcaatggcaacaaaagccaacattgacaaatgggactaaattaacctaaagagcttcggcacagcaaaagaaactagcatcaaaatgaacaagcaacctacagaatgggagaaaatttttgcaatctatccatctgacacagggctaatatccagaatctacaagaacttaaacaaatttatgagaaaaaaagaaacaaccccatcaaaaagtgtgcaaaggatatgaacagatacttctcaaaagaagacattcatgcagccaagagacacatgaaaaaatgctcattatcactggtcatcataaaaatgcaaatcaaaaccatgatgagatgccatctcacgccagttgaatggtgatcattaaaaagtcaggaaacaacagatgctggagaggatatggagaaatgggaacatttttacactgttggtgggagtgaaaattagttcaaccattgtggaagacagtgtggcgattcctcaaggatctagaactagaaataccatttgatccagcaatcccattactggttatatatccaaaggattataaatcattctactataaagacaaatgcacacgtatgtttattggggcactattcacaatagcaaagacttggaaccaacccaaatgtccatcaatgatagactggataaagaaaatatggcacatatacaccacaaaacactatgcagccataaaacagaatatgaattcatgtcctttgcagggacatgtatgaagctggaaaccatcattctcagcaaactaacacaagaacagaaaaccaaacaccacttattctcactcataagtgggagttgaacaatgagaacatatggacacagagaggggaacatcacacaccagggccttttgGGGGttgaggggctaggggaggggtagcattaggagaaatacctaatgtagataatggTTTGATGGGTACGGCAAACTACCATggaatgtgtatacatatataacaaacctgcacattctgcacaggtaacctaaaacttaaagtataatataagaAAATCTTTTTAACTAGGAATGACAGTATACTGATTCTGGCAAAGGTTCAGaggaaatatttatggaaaagaTCAAACTCTCTTTTGCCAAAATATAAATGATGTCaacaacaggaaaataaaatctagtcCGTAgtcaaaaaatataatatctgaagaaaaaatagatagCCTGCATTgccctaaatatataaaagattaaGCTATAGTTAAAAATCTTCCTAGAGTGAAAAGTCCAGGCCAAGATTCCTACACTGGTGagttctaccaaatattttagaaaaaaaaaaagagatataattttaaacaaactctacccctaaaattaaaaattatgatatagtttggatgtatgtccccaccaaaacctcccattgaaatgtaatccccaatgttggaagtaaAGCTTCGTGAGAGGTGAATGCATCATGAGGGAAGATTTCTCACAATTTAGTACCATGCCTTTGGTGCTGTACTCATAATAGTGATTCTCATGAAAATTGGTCATTTAAATGTGCATGGcacctcccacctctctctcttgctcctgctccagccatatgATGTGCAAGTTCTTCTTCAggttccaccataattgtaagcttctacaggcctccccagaagcagagccccatgttatgcttcctgtacaacctgtagaactgtgagccaatcaaACCTATTTCCTCATGAATTACCCAATCTCGTGTATTTATCTATAGCAATGCACAAATAGCTTAATACAGAGTACATTTCTATTCAGTGTATAATACTAGCATCACTCTAAATCAAAACCAGATGATATTGTTACAAACAAGAGAACTGCCTTATGAACATGCATGCAAAAATTCAACCAATTTGTGAAGTAACAATGATAACCTTAGAAAGATGAGTGTATAAACTGTGCtatagtcatacaatggaatattactaagGACTAAAAAGAGACGAACTATCAATTATGAAAAGACTTAAATGCATATTTCCAAAAATGACATTATCCAGAAACCAAAATTATGGATAGagtaaaaagattagtggttgccaaagGGTTGAGGAGCAAAGTTGTGTGTTGATACCCTGTG from Theropithecus gelada isolate Dixy chromosome 9, Tgel_1.0, whole genome shotgun sequence includes these protein-coding regions:
- the LOC112631020 gene encoding LOW QUALITY PROTEIN: ankyrin repeat domain-containing protein 30A-like (The sequence of the model RefSeq protein was modified relative to this genomic sequence to represent the inferred CDS: inserted 1 base in 1 codon); the encoded protein is MVANQYIFVRCCGMSDSTSLSKSLDAVPSCKRARELKKDHSEKLTAKTERMKNKFCVLKKELSETKEIKSQLENQKVKWEQELCSVRLTLNQEEKRRNANILNEKLRKQLGRIEEQHRKELEVKQELEQALRIQDMEVKSVRSNFSQVSHTHENENYLLHENCMLKKEIAMLKLEIARLKHQHQEKENKYFKDIKILKEKNAELQMTLKLQEESLTKMASQYSGQLKVLMAENTMLTSKLKEKQDKEIREREIESYHPRLASAVQDRDQIVTSRKSQGLAFHIAGDACLQGKINVDVNNTIYNNKVLHQPLAEAQRKSKSLKINLNYAGDALRENTLISEHAQRERDETQYQMKKAEHMYQNEQDNVNIHNEQQESLEQKLFQLQSKNMWLRQQLIHAHKKADNKSKITINIQLLERKMQHHLXKREKFNYSNHLKDCIYKYEKEKEEREVSIKKYKYLSTFLKENLKHIWRWLNAESSRI